AGCCCCGAAAATCCTTTACGCTTACGCAGCGTGAATTACCCCGAAGCTGCCTTTACCGCCAAAGTTACGCCTCACTCCAAGAACGATCTCGATAAGCTGGGTAATGCTTTGCATCGGATCGTCGAAGAAGATCCCACCTTACATCTCGGACGCGACATCCAAACTGGCGAAACTCTGCTTGCTGGTTTGAGCGAAACCCACCTGAATTTTGTGGCCGAACGGGTCAAACGCAAATTCGATGTACATTTTGATTTGGCAATACCCAGCGTGCCCTATCGCGAACGGATCAGTAGCACAGCAACTGCCACTTATCGCCACAAAAAACAAACAGGTGGCGCGGGCCAATTTGCTGAAATCTCGCTGCGGCTTGAACCATTGCCAACTGATCCGAATCGTGCTGATCCATTAGAATTTGTTAGCGAGATTGTGGGTGGGGTGGTTTCGCGTTCGTTCTGGCCAGCGATTGAAAAGGGCGTGCGTGAATCGATGGTCTTGGGTGTGCTTTCTGGGCATCCAGTGATCGACGTAAAAGCGGCGATTTACGATGGCAAAGAACATCCAGTTGATAGCAAAGAAATTGCCTTCAAAACTGCTGGTAAATTTGCCTTCCGCGAGGCTGCTCGTAAAGCCAACCCAGTGATTATTGAGCCAATCTATGCCTTGAAAATCAATGTGCCCGATGAATATGTCGGCGATATTCTGAGCGATTTGAATGGCAACAAACGGGGGCGCGTGCAAGGTATGGAGCAAATCGGCCATAGTCGCACTTTGATTACAGCCCATGTGCCATTGGCCGAATGCCAGCGTTATGCTACCGATTTGCGCTCAATTACCCAAGGGCGTGGCGATTTTGTGATGCGGCTTGATCACTATGATGATGTGCCGCATAGTGTAGCCCAAACGATCATCGCCAACTCCAAACAGCAACACGACGATGATGAGTAGGGTTGAGAAGGATGAATTATGAAGGATGAGGGATGAAATATTGATCCACGAAGGACACGAAGGACACAACGGCAGGCTACTGCTTCGTGTTTCTTCGTGTCCTTCGCGGTTACCTTGGCTGTAATGATTTTACATGAACAAGTTCTACTATTTCCTGACCCCCTAGCCCCCGCTCCCGCCCAGCAGGCGAGGGGAAGCACCAAACCAATGGCACTACTGCCTTAGTGAAGGATCGGTATGTGTTGCCAAGGCAATGGCTTAGCGTACTACCCTATCTATGAGTCCTAAAATCAGACACCGATACCCACGGGTCAAGATGCCAGAAAGTGTCGCTCGATCTGGTCGCGCTGGCTATAGAGTTCCCAATACAGCGGTGCAATGCTTTCCGGCTCGGCACCCGGCTGCTTTCCGATCCAAGCGCTAATCGCGATATGGGCAGCCTGAATTCCGTGCTCAGCCAAGGCCGCATGGAGGCTGTAAACCCAATTGCGCAGCCCTGCGCTGGCAATACCGATGTTCGCAAACATGGGCGATGGGTTGATCGAGGAGCCACCTGTTGTGAACAGCAGCGTGCCACTACCGCGCGTCAGCATATCCGGCAATACCTGTTCGACCGCCGTGATGGCACCATAGATATAGAAGTCGATCTGCGGCTGAAGGTTCGCGATGCTCACCTCGGTTGGCGTAGCAAAGGGTAGCGCCGAGTTGGCCGGCGAGAATTCGAGTACATCGACTGGGCCGAAGTGTGTTTTGACAGCATCAAATGCTGCGACGATCGATGAGCGGTCAGATACATCGGCGGTGAAACCCGCTGCCGTAATGCCCTCTTCCTCAAGTTGCGCAACAAGGTTCGTGAGTTTGTCTTGATTGCGTGCGACCAGTGCCACTTGAAACCCGTTGCGGCCAAATGTCCGTGCGATTGCTAGACCCATCCCTGGCCCAGCGCCGACAATTGCGAGTGTAGGCATAGAAAGTGTTCTCCATTATTGTGGTTATCGGCACGCTACTACGGCGGCACGATCAGAAATCGCCCATAGGCTATAAACATGGCCAGGACGAGCTAAACAGCATTGAAGCTGATCGCCTGCCCTTCACGCCGTGAGGCGTGCAAGCCAATCGCAAGGATCATACTCAGCGCCATGTCTATCAGAGCGCGTGGCACCTCCTTGATCCACGGCAGGCTGGCCTTGGCATGCTCTTACTGAAACGCCTTCATCACCCTGTCCATCAAAAACATCCACCCAGCAGCACGTGCACGATGCAACGGGCGATGTTGCTCTGCAACCTCCGCTTGCAAGAATGAACCACATCTGTTTGCTAAGCAACAGATGTTGCCGATAGTATGGAGGATGGCTGAACCGCTCGTCAATACGCAAATCAACAATTTTGTTGTTTAGACAACAGTCGGGGCAAAATGTCGATTAGTGCTGATTGCGGGGCGGCCAGTTGGCAATGGCACTGGTTACAGGAGCATTAAAAATAATGAATCCTCTTGCGGCTGGATGTGAACATTGTGGGTTTGTGGTGGATGTCCCAAGCGCGGTTTCCATCCAAAAAATATGTATGCCTGTATCCCGCGTATGCCCAGCTACGCGATGTTGCTGATTGAGTGGATGAGGAGACCGATACACTCGCTCTACGTGACGAGCAATAACGGATGTTTGCTACAACTTTTCGGGGCTAGCTGGGTTAAGTCCCAATGCCGTTCAAATAAGGATTATGGCTCCCATCCTGCGCAGCCTCCCCAACCGGAACAATGCCACAATTTCACGATGGTGTTTGTGGATGTCCGCGTGCGCGTCGGATACGTATTGGTGATAACGGTTCACTGACCATCATGACCGC
This region of Herpetosiphon gulosus genomic DNA includes:
- a CDS encoding SDR family NAD(P)-dependent oxidoreductase produces the protein MPTLAIVGAGPGMGLAIARTFGRNGFQVALVARNQDKLTNLVAQLEEEGITAAGFTADVSDRSSIVAAFDAVKTHFGPVDVLEFSPANSALPFATPTEVSIANLQPQIDFYIYGAITAVEQVLPDMLTRGSGTLLFTTGGSSINPSPMFANIGIASAGLRNWVYSLHAALAEHGIQAAHIAISAWIGKQPGAEPESIAPLYWELYSQRDQIERHFLAS